A genome region from Jeotgalibacillus aurantiacus includes the following:
- a CDS encoding P-II family nitrogen regulator → MKKIEAIVRPEVFQELREKLVHIGIGGLTVFEAAGCGNQKGKRGAFRGTSYELPLVSRIKVEMVTEEHRVDEIVDAILEACGTGQVGDGKIFISPIEEVIRIRSGERGKQAVL, encoded by the coding sequence GTGAAGAAGATTGAAGCAATCGTTCGACCTGAAGTGTTTCAGGAGCTCCGTGAAAAACTCGTTCATATCGGAATAGGAGGCCTGACCGTATTTGAAGCAGCAGGCTGCGGGAACCAGAAAGGCAAGCGTGGAGCATTCAGAGGAACTTCCTATGAGCTTCCCCTCGTTTCCCGGATAAAGGTTGAAATGGTAACAGAAGAACACCGTGTAGACGAAATTGTTGATGCGATCCTGGAAGCCTGCGGAACCGGCCAGGTGGGAGACGGGAAAATCTTTATCTCTCCTATCGAAGAAGTCATCAGAATTCGCAGTGGCGAAAGAGGAAAGCAGGCTGTTTTATAA
- a CDS encoding ammonium transporter: protein MKKKILSVTAIGSLFTTSAFAAPVTAESVQLSLDTMWVMIAAILVFFMHAGFAMVESGFTRAKNTLNILMKNILTISIGSVLYFLVGYGIMFGNSNGFFGTSGFALSGVEDVGFFLFQAVFAATCATIISGAVAERMKLSSYLILTVLMTGAIYPVVGHWVWGGGWISELGFVDFAGSTVVHLTGAVGALFAVLFLGSRIGKYEGKKVNAIPGHSIPLGALGVFILWFGWFGFNGGSSLAADPTLVPIVISTTLLSASAGVISSALYSRIRFKKIDPSITLNGALGGLVGITAGTANVSLVGAIVIGLIAGVILVEGIRFIDVVLRADDPVGAVAVHGICGIWGTLAVGLFDTANGLFYGGGAGLLGVQAIGVGAVILWTGLAVSAVVFAMKSLGGIRVTREEELAGLDYSEHGSNAYEFKESLMSSSSPQTANATGNLVERLNQLGTTVKQPETRKTV, encoded by the coding sequence ATGAAGAAGAAAATATTATCTGTAACAGCAATTGGGAGTTTGTTTACAACAAGCGCATTTGCTGCGCCTGTCACAGCTGAAAGTGTCCAGCTGTCATTAGATACGATGTGGGTTATGATTGCAGCAATTTTAGTATTTTTTATGCACGCAGGGTTTGCCATGGTGGAATCAGGTTTCACCCGGGCTAAAAACACACTGAATATCCTCATGAAAAATATTTTGACAATCTCTATTGGTTCCGTCCTTTACTTTTTAGTCGGTTATGGCATTATGTTCGGAAATTCAAACGGATTTTTCGGCACAAGCGGCTTCGCCCTATCTGGTGTTGAAGACGTAGGGTTCTTCTTATTCCAGGCCGTGTTCGCAGCTACCTGTGCAACGATCATTTCCGGTGCCGTTGCTGAGCGCATGAAGCTGAGCAGCTACCTGATCCTTACCGTATTAATGACTGGTGCCATCTATCCTGTAGTCGGTCACTGGGTATGGGGTGGCGGCTGGATCTCCGAGCTTGGATTCGTAGACTTCGCTGGTTCAACGGTGGTTCACTTAACCGGAGCAGTTGGTGCACTGTTTGCCGTCCTGTTTCTCGGTTCACGTATTGGAAAATATGAAGGCAAAAAAGTTAATGCGATTCCGGGACACAGCATTCCATTAGGTGCGCTTGGGGTTTTCATTCTTTGGTTCGGATGGTTTGGATTCAACGGAGGAAGTTCTCTTGCAGCTGACCCGACACTGGTTCCGATTGTCATTTCCACAACTCTTTTATCTGCTTCTGCCGGTGTAATTTCTTCAGCATTGTATTCACGTATCCGCTTTAAAAAGATTGACCCTTCAATCACTTTGAACGGAGCACTTGGAGGCCTTGTAGGGATCACTGCAGGCACGGCGAATGTTTCACTTGTTGGCGCAATCGTGATCGGTCTGATTGCAGGGGTCATCCTTGTAGAAGGAATCCGTTTCATCGACGTTGTTCTGCGTGCTGATGATCCAGTTGGAGCAGTAGCGGTTCACGGAATCTGCGGGATCTGGGGAACACTCGCTGTTGGATTATTCGACACAGCAAACGGACTGTTTTATGGTGGTGGCGCTGGATTGCTTGGTGTTCAGGCAATCGGTGTAGGTGCTGTCATCCTCTGGACCGGTCTTGCAGTAAGTGCTGTCGTATTCGCCATGAAATCACTTGGCGGAATCCGCGTTACCCGTGAAGAAGAGCTTGCAGGTCTTGACTACTCTGAGCACGGTTCAAACGCTTACGAGTTTAAAGAGTCTCTGATGTCATCAAGCTCTCCACAGACTGCTAACGCAACAGGTAACCTTGTTGAGCGTCTCAACCAGCTTGGCACAACCGTTAAACAGCCCGAAACTAGAAAAACAGTATAA
- a CDS encoding phytoene/squalene synthase family protein: MELTKAYKECENIIKEHSKTFHRAFSLLPGDQRRAVWAIYGFCRTVDDIVDESEFPEEELRIFEQEFANFLNGHVDSSNARWVALADVFSKYDMNVQAFQDMVKGQKMDLAHRDYRTIDDVLDYSYHVASTVGLMLLPVLAPDNEKELRESAVQLGYAMQITNILRDVGEDLERNRVYLPKDVMNRHQYSEERLYERIGGEQFNAVWEELAGLAEQHYDAAMAKMHLYPVYSRPPVKGAAVLYRAILDEIRKNEYNVFTVKNYVSSREKDRLLSS; encoded by the coding sequence ATGGAACTGACGAAAGCTTATAAAGAATGTGAGAACATTATAAAAGAGCATTCCAAAACATTTCATCGTGCATTTTCTCTGCTTCCCGGCGATCAGAGGAGAGCCGTGTGGGCCATTTACGGCTTTTGCCGAACGGTTGATGACATCGTGGATGAAAGTGAATTCCCGGAAGAAGAGTTAAGGATCTTTGAACAGGAGTTCGCCAATTTCCTGAATGGACACGTTGATTCTTCAAATGCCAGGTGGGTCGCCCTCGCTGATGTATTTTCAAAATATGATATGAATGTCCAGGCTTTTCAGGATATGGTGAAGGGGCAGAAGATGGACCTTGCTCACAGGGATTACAGAACCATTGATGATGTACTGGATTATTCGTATCACGTAGCCAGTACGGTAGGGCTGATGCTCCTGCCTGTGCTTGCCCCTGACAACGAAAAAGAGTTAAGGGAAAGTGCAGTCCAGCTTGGATATGCGATGCAAATTACCAACATTTTAAGAGATGTTGGAGAAGATCTGGAGCGAAATCGTGTATATCTGCCGAAGGACGTCATGAACCGTCATCAATATTCAGAGGAACGGTTATATGAGCGTATCGGCGGTGAACAGTTTAATGCTGTATGGGAGGAGCTTGCGGGGCTTGCTGAGCAGCATTATGATGCTGCGATGGCGAAGATGCACCTTTATCCGGTTTACAGCAGGCCACCTGTAAAAGGAGCTGCTGTATTGTATCGTGCGATTCTCGATGAAATACGGAAAAATGAGTATAATGTGTTTACGGTTAAAAACTATGTGTCTTCGAGAGAGAAGGACAGGTTGCTATCATCATAG
- a CDS encoding phytoene desaturase family protein, with product MKNISIIGGGIGGMMSALLLSVKGFNVTLFEKEAALGGRLAFHHHGDAKIDKGPTIVLLPDMLKAILKEAGVHENDYELIECDPLYDIHFADGTTYTKYRDKDKQMAEISRVFPGEETGFKQFMADMTYRFNEGKPRFLEQSFLTRWQTIQPATLNSLRKLKAFRSVSKQLQTYFTDDRLKTAYALQTLYIGGNPFATPGIYSLVSYSEHEHGIYYVKGGYASLIDVLERAMDKQGVRIVKKANVEEVVIEAGKASYIKYNGTLEQTDAVVLNGDFPIAEKLVRQQGRQYQPSSGCMLLYAGIKGSYVEKKIHQFYMGENFERNMNQIFKEQRIPEDPSYYVFNPSIVDATLAPEGESVLYVLIPVPSGDTIDWKKEKDRLAEQVLSRMEKQGFTDLKERLNWLDIRTPEEAKMEGLYAGGSFGIAPTLFQSGPFRPQFQPYPELKNVFAVGASVHPGGGVPIVMQGAKLLADGIEKMVHGKDEIKHGTDESL from the coding sequence ATGAAAAACATATCAATTATAGGCGGCGGAATAGGCGGCATGATGTCTGCGTTACTTTTGTCTGTTAAAGGGTTTAACGTGACGCTTTTTGAAAAGGAAGCTGCATTAGGTGGGCGATTGGCTTTTCACCATCATGGTGACGCTAAAATCGATAAGGGGCCAACGATTGTTCTGCTTCCTGATATGCTGAAAGCTATTTTAAAGGAAGCGGGCGTTCATGAAAATGACTACGAACTGATTGAATGCGATCCGCTTTACGATATTCATTTCGCTGACGGAACGACCTACACGAAATATCGTGATAAAGACAAACAGATGGCGGAAATCAGCAGGGTATTTCCGGGAGAGGAAACTGGTTTTAAACAGTTTATGGCGGATATGACTTACAGATTTAACGAGGGTAAGCCGCGTTTTCTGGAGCAGTCCTTTTTAACGCGATGGCAGACCATTCAGCCAGCCACGCTTAACTCACTGAGAAAACTGAAAGCATTCCGCTCAGTATCAAAACAGCTTCAGACGTATTTTACTGACGACCGTCTGAAAACGGCTTATGCACTCCAGACGTTATATATAGGAGGCAATCCATTTGCAACACCGGGTATTTATTCGCTCGTATCCTACAGTGAACATGAGCACGGGATTTATTATGTAAAAGGCGGTTATGCGAGTCTTATTGACGTTCTTGAACGTGCAATGGATAAGCAGGGTGTTCGCATCGTCAAAAAAGCAAATGTCGAAGAGGTTGTTATTGAGGCTGGAAAGGCTTCCTACATTAAATATAACGGTACTCTTGAACAAACAGATGCCGTTGTATTAAATGGTGATTTTCCAATTGCAGAAAAGCTGGTCAGACAGCAGGGGCGTCAGTATCAGCCATCTTCAGGTTGTATGCTTTTATATGCAGGAATTAAGGGGAGTTATGTCGAAAAGAAGATACACCAGTTTTATATGGGTGAGAACTTTGAACGTAATATGAACCAGATTTTTAAGGAACAGAGGATTCCGGAAGATCCGTCTTATTATGTCTTCAACCCTTCAATTGTTGATGCCACTCTGGCACCTGAAGGCGAGAGCGTTCTCTATGTACTCATCCCTGTTCCGTCAGGAGATACAATTGACTGGAAGAAGGAAAAGGACAGACTTGCCGAGCAGGTGTTGTCCCGAATGGAGAAGCAGGGGTTTACAGATTTAAAAGAACGGCTGAATTGGCTGGATATCAGGACACCGGAAGAGGCAAAGATGGAAGGGTTGTATGCAGGAGGAAGCTTTGGTATTGCTCCTACACTGTTTCAGTCGGGTCCATTCAGGCCTCAGTTTCAGCCGTATCCGGAATTAAAAAATGTGTTTGCTGTCGGAGCGTCTGTGCATCCGGGCGGCGGTGTGCCGATTGTGATGCAGGGAGCGAAGTTATTAGCGGATGGGATCGAAAAAATGGTTCACGGAAAGGATGAGATCAAGCATGGAACTGACGAAAGCTTATAA
- a CDS encoding phytoene desaturase family protein → MSRSIAVIGAGPGGLAAAMLLASKGYEVDVYEKHPFVGGRNSSFTQNGYTFDVGPTFLSMPEIAEELFQEAGRDLHDYVDLQELDMMYELVFPDKQVKMYRDPEKMKEQIRHFFPGDEKGYDAFMNDTRKKMDALRPILQSKMDRYSDYLTLKVLKALPELSLGKSLYDVLSKYFQHEQLKLGFTFQAKYLGMSPWECPGAFSILSFMEHEYGIFHPIGGVNQLSKAMAKVAEEHGARIHLNSGVKKLLFDNQNNVTGLILESGKEVEADDVVINGDFAHVMTNLVDEGKLKKFSPKKLEAKKYSCSTFMIYLGVDKTYDLPHHTISFAEDYKKNVDEIMQDYVMSDDPSIYIQNASVTDPTLAPEGKSAIYILAPVPNNMSKLDWEQHQDTFRDLVLDSVEKKTGFKGLRDHIETERIISPINWEMDFNVYKGATFSLGHQLSQMMTLRPHNKFEELGNTWLVGGGTHPGSGLPTILESARITTNLLTQERKQHAPVADGAV, encoded by the coding sequence ATGAGCCGCTCAATCGCTGTGATCGGAGCAGGACCGGGGGGTCTCGCGGCAGCCATGCTGCTTGCTTCAAAGGGATATGAAGTAGATGTTTATGAAAAACACCCGTTTGTAGGAGGGCGAAACAGTTCTTTTACACAAAACGGTTATACATTTGATGTAGGTCCGACATTTTTAAGCATGCCGGAGATCGCTGAAGAGCTATTTCAGGAGGCTGGGAGGGATCTGCACGATTATGTGGATCTTCAGGAGCTGGACATGATGTACGAGCTCGTATTTCCTGATAAACAGGTGAAAATGTATCGTGATCCCGAGAAAATGAAGGAACAGATCCGTCATTTCTTTCCCGGGGATGAAAAGGGTTATGATGCATTTATGAATGATACCCGTAAGAAAATGGATGCGCTCCGCCCGATTCTTCAAAGCAAAATGGACCGTTATTCCGATTACCTGACGCTAAAGGTGCTGAAGGCGTTGCCGGAGCTGTCTCTCGGTAAAAGCCTGTATGATGTATTAAGTAAATATTTTCAGCATGAACAGCTGAAGCTCGGCTTTACTTTTCAGGCTAAATATCTTGGCATGTCACCATGGGAATGCCCTGGTGCATTTTCCATCCTGTCCTTTATGGAGCATGAATACGGCATTTTCCACCCGATTGGCGGTGTGAATCAGCTGTCAAAGGCGATGGCGAAGGTGGCTGAAGAACATGGTGCGCGCATTCACTTGAACAGTGGTGTGAAAAAACTGCTTTTTGATAATCAGAACAATGTAACAGGTCTTATTCTTGAGTCCGGGAAAGAAGTGGAAGCGGATGATGTGGTCATTAATGGGGATTTTGCGCACGTGATGACGAACCTCGTTGACGAAGGTAAGTTAAAAAAATTCAGCCCTAAAAAGCTCGAGGCCAAAAAATACTCCTGCTCTACTTTTATGATTTACCTGGGTGTTGATAAAACATATGATTTACCTCACCATACGATTTCTTTTGCTGAGGATTATAAAAAGAATGTGGATGAGATTATGCAGGACTATGTTATGTCCGATGATCCTTCCATCTATATTCAAAACGCCTCAGTAACGGACCCTACACTCGCTCCGGAAGGGAAATCAGCTATTTATATTCTCGCACCGGTACCGAATAACATGAGTAAGCTTGATTGGGAACAGCATCAGGATACGTTCCGTGATCTTGTGCTTGATTCAGTTGAGAAGAAAACAGGGTTTAAAGGGTTACGTGATCATATTGAAACAGAAAGAATCATCAGTCCAATCAATTGGGAAATGGACTTTAATGTGTATAAAGGGGCAACATTCAGCCTCGGCCATCAGCTAAGCCAGATGATGACGCTACGGCCGCACAACAAATTCGAGGAACTTGGAAACACGTGGCTTGTCGGTGGAGGAACCCATCCGGGAAGCGGACTGCCAACCATACTGGAGTCAGCAAGAATTACGACAAACTTACTTACACAGGAAAGAAAACAGCATGCACCTGTGGCGGATGGTGCTGTATGA
- a CDS encoding YisL family protein: MLDNTHLHITTWVLGIILFFVALALYKGANAKGAKIVHMILRLLYILIVFTGAWLFFLNSQFDAALYGVKFLMGILVIGFMEMILVRTKKQKPTKVMWILFAVALLVTLYFGFSLPLGFNFLM, from the coding sequence ATGCTTGACAACACACACTTACACATCACAACGTGGGTATTAGGTATTATTCTATTTTTCGTTGCATTAGCACTTTATAAAGGAGCCAATGCAAAAGGCGCTAAGATTGTACATATGATTCTCCGCCTTCTTTATATTCTGATCGTTTTCACAGGCGCATGGTTATTCTTCCTGAACTCACAGTTCGATGCTGCTCTTTACGGCGTCAAATTCCTGATGGGGATTCTTGTAATTGGGTTTATGGAAATGATCCTTGTACGAACGAAAAAGCAAAAGCCGACAAAAGTAATGTGGATTCTATTTGCCGTTGCGCTTTTAGTGACGCTTTACTTTGGATTCAGCCTGCCATTAGGATTCAACTTTTTAATGTAA
- a CDS encoding fumarylacetoacetate hydrolase family protein: MKFLSFRFEDKLLYGVKVKREEAAWNIVRIHKELLPNEQVPATLLEGIQSGMELQETVRKCIRAAEESDHVSRYKVKFDDLVWEAPVPRTPKNVMCIGKNYRDHVLEMGLESDLPEDLVVFTKASTSITGDSSLIPSYEELTNELDYEGELAIVIGKRGKNIPEKQAIDYVFGYTIVNDVTARDLQKKHKQFFLGKSLDETCPMGPFLVSKDEIPNPNKLSIVTKVNDEIRQDGNTSDMIFSVENIISTLSRGMTLEPGDVIATGTPAGVGKGFNPPKFLKQGDVVKVSVQGIGTLTNEIGE; encoded by the coding sequence ATGAAATTTTTATCTTTCCGTTTTGAAGACAAACTGCTCTACGGAGTAAAAGTAAAGCGAGAGGAAGCTGCCTGGAATATTGTCCGCATTCATAAAGAACTGCTGCCAAACGAACAGGTGCCTGCAACTCTTTTAGAAGGTATTCAAAGCGGAATGGAACTGCAGGAAACAGTGAGAAAATGCATCCGTGCAGCAGAAGAAAGCGATCATGTTTCCCGCTATAAAGTGAAATTTGATGACCTCGTATGGGAAGCGCCAGTACCGCGCACCCCGAAAAACGTGATGTGTATCGGCAAAAACTACCGTGACCATGTGCTTGAAATGGGATTGGAAAGCGATCTGCCGGAGGATCTTGTGGTCTTCACAAAAGCATCAACATCCATCACAGGCGACAGCAGCCTGATTCCTTCCTACGAGGAATTGACGAATGAGCTGGATTACGAAGGTGAACTGGCCATCGTCATCGGTAAAAGAGGGAAAAACATTCCTGAAAAGCAGGCCATTGATTACGTATTTGGTTACACCATCGTAAACGACGTAACAGCCCGCGACCTTCAGAAAAAACATAAACAATTCTTCCTCGGCAAAAGCCTGGATGAAACATGCCCGATGGGACCATTCCTTGTATCAAAGGATGAAATTCCAAATCCAAACAAACTGAGCATCGTCACAAAAGTAAACGACGAAATCCGCCAGGACGGCAACACATCAGACATGATCTTCTCAGTCGAAAACATCATCTCTACTCTTTCAAGAGGGATGACACTTGAGCCAGGAGACGTCATCGCAACAGGAACACCTGCAGGAGTAGGAAAAGGCTTCAACCCGCCTAAATTCCTTAAACAGGGCGATGTTGTCAAAGTGTCTGTCCAGGGTATCGGGACACTGACAAATGAAATTGGTGAATAA
- a CDS encoding DUF418 domain-containing protein, translated as MSIQPLEQQGRIQALDVMRGFSLLGIFIVNMISFHSPIYYYDPYSWWGDSVNAQTYWFINVFVQASFYPIFAMMFGAGLAIQYYRMKEKGQSFTGFAIKRLAVLLVIGIIHAFLVWSGDILITYAVTGFFLIWMLTLSGKMLLILGFIIYFLPQTLLAVILIFASAVDPTTVTNFSSVQGIESSINSYGAGTFGEIFNQRMDDWLVANNTTGFVSIVIAILPLMMIGAGIAKTGLLRRVSENKKWIAVLAVVFLAAGLAVKTIPYWAETNLAYDFMQDFVGGPLLSLAYMAIIALAVTSSLVAKLLSPLAKTGRMSLTNYLLQSVLGTLIFYNYGLGLYGEVTLLTGTLMALGIFIMQVILSEIWLSKFKQGPMESLWRKLTYPKTQKISK; from the coding sequence GTGAGCATTCAGCCACTGGAACAGCAGGGCAGAATTCAGGCGCTTGACGTCATGAGAGGATTTTCACTGCTCGGGATTTTTATCGTTAACATGATTTCATTTCACTCACCGATTTATTATTATGATCCATACTCATGGTGGGGAGATTCGGTAAATGCACAGACTTACTGGTTTATCAATGTGTTTGTCCAGGCGAGCTTTTATCCGATTTTCGCGATGATGTTCGGAGCGGGTCTTGCCATTCAGTACTACCGGATGAAAGAGAAGGGGCAGAGTTTTACCGGCTTTGCCATAAAAAGACTCGCTGTATTACTGGTCATCGGAATCATCCACGCCTTTCTTGTATGGTCGGGAGATATTCTGATTACTTATGCAGTGACGGGATTCTTTTTAATCTGGATGCTGACTTTAAGCGGTAAAATGCTGCTGATTTTAGGTTTTATCATTTATTTTCTGCCGCAGACACTGCTGGCAGTTATTCTGATTTTCGCTTCGGCCGTTGATCCTACAACGGTGACGAACTTCAGCTCGGTTCAGGGGATTGAATCTTCTATCAACAGTTACGGTGCAGGAACCTTTGGTGAGATTTTCAATCAGAGAATGGATGACTGGCTGGTTGCCAACAATACGACTGGATTTGTTTCCATCGTCATTGCGATCCTGCCGCTTATGATGATTGGTGCGGGTATTGCCAAAACGGGACTGCTTCGGAGAGTTTCAGAGAATAAAAAATGGATTGCGGTTCTTGCGGTTGTCTTTTTGGCAGCAGGTCTTGCAGTTAAAACAATTCCTTACTGGGCAGAGACAAATCTCGCCTATGACTTTATGCAGGACTTTGTAGGAGGACCGCTGCTTTCTCTTGCTTATATGGCGATTATTGCACTGGCTGTGACAAGCAGTCTGGTGGCGAAGCTTCTGAGCCCGCTTGCTAAAACCGGCAGAATGTCATTGACGAACTACCTGTTGCAGTCTGTGCTCGGAACCTTGATTTTTTACAATTATGGACTCGGTTTATACGGCGAAGTGACGCTTTTGACAGGGACATTAATGGCCCTTGGGATCTTTATTATGCAGGTCATTCTGTCTGAAATCTGGCTCTCTAAATTTAAACAGGGACCAATGGAAAGTCTCTGGAGGAAATTAACATATCCGAAAACTCAAAAAATCTCAAAATAG